The Henckelia pumila isolate YLH828 chromosome 2, ASM3356847v2, whole genome shotgun sequence genome includes a window with the following:
- the LOC140881381 gene encoding putative disease resistance RPP13-like protein 3 isoform X2, whose protein sequence is MAEEAAISFLLDNVKQLLAEQYHLIKGATDEVKLLQGDLEILRAFIEDATAKRNKDQTLKVLMRQVREVIFEAEDAIDTFVIQAAEKKTQSFFARMTNGSIKTLNVANEVKSVRDKIDVFFTKHRVDRTTFGTERVADTSKEERKEPFVRKENIVGLEDETETLFGYLMEEKKELDVISIIGLPGLGKTTIAGKIFRDPKVQYEFPTRIWAFVSQEYKRKDVFLSILKSFTTITDDMHRKTDTDIAQILGDYLREGRYLIVLDDVWTAEAWLDLQLAFPKTNKLGKILITSRHEEVARRANSNREPHKLRFLTHQESWLLFTLEVFGDRSCPSKLEVHGKLIVDQCDRLPLAIVVIAGILVKKTAAGDMNATEKQWAKVRERVKYYLKEDPEKRMEKIISLSYNKLPHHLRPCFLYFGMFPEDFEIPVQKLILVWIAEGFIQKKNEISLEETAQDYLEELISRNLIMGEKKSLDGRIKSCRIHDMLREFCKNEAGNENEKLFQEIKMSDEGSFTPSIPEVQNCRRLNIHSHFLNFISSKPFGLRVRTLFSKEEITLPLKNISSIPAAFILLRVLDVKSVKFTKFPNDLTNLVHLRYIALSSDFKVLPKSITKIWNLQTLIVDTTSRTLELNADLWNMINLRHFKTNASAILPKPPEVTKQGGSEELQTLGMVSTQNCTEDVFGRACNLKKLGIRGQISALARSRGLEKLRNLRKLKLFNDVRLGSTSEGPVPRLPPPDAFPPKLKSLTLSATNLEWDQMSTLCMLNYLEVLKLKDKAFVGVFWNASGAFFRSLDVLYIERTELVHWKASSQNFPVLGSLVLRNCEKLQDIPLDLHKSLHSLELKRCKFAVDSAKEIERAKKHDQAQENSEITSGFKLHIAPGDE, encoded by the exons ATGGCGGAAGAAGCGGCGATCTCGTTTCTGCTGGACAACGTGAAGCAGCTTCTTGCCGAGCAGTACCATCTGATCAAAGGAGCCACCGACGAAGTGAAGTTGTTGCAGGGAGATTTAGAGATCTTAAGGGCCTTCATCGAGGACGCCACCGCGAAGAGAAACAAGGACCAAACCCTAAAAGTGCTGATGCGTCAAGTGAGAGAAGTGATTTTCGAAGCAGAGGATGCCATAGATACGTTCGTGATCCAGGCGGCGGAGAAGAAGACGCAGAGTTTCTTCGCTAGGATGACAAATGGTTCCATCAAGACTCTCAACGTCGCCAACGAGGTTAAGAGCGTCAGGGATAAGATAGATGTGTTCTTTACCAAGCACAGGGTTGACCGAACCACGTTCGGTACTGAGCGCGTGGCCGACACCTCCAAAGAAGAGAGAAAG GAACCCTTCGTGAGGAAAGAGAACATCGTGGGTTTGGAAGATGAGACAGAAACATTATTTGGCTATTTGATGGAAGAAAAGAAGGAATTAGACGTGATCTCCATCATTGGACTTCCTGGCCTTGGCAAGACAACAATAGCAGGAAAGATTTTCAGGGACCCCAAAGTTCAATACGAATTCCCGACTCGTATTTGGGCTTTCGTCTCTCAAGAGTACAAGAGAAAGGATGTGTTCCTCTCCATTTTGAAGAGCTTCACCACAATCACTGATGATATGCATCGCAAGACTGACACAGACATAGCGCAGATTCTCGGTGACTATCTAAGGGAGGGACGCTACTTGATCGTCTTGGATGATGTGTGGACTGCTGAAGCCTGGCTTGATCTCCAACTTGCCTTTCCTAAGACCAATAAGTTAGGCAAAATCTTGATAACAAGTCGCCATGAGGAAGTTGCGAGGCGAGCCAATAGTAACAGAGAACCCCACAAATTGCGTTTTCTGACTCACCAAGAAAGTTGGTTGCTATTTACGTTAGAGGTATTTGGTGACCGTTCCTGCCCTTCTAAGTTGGAAGTACATGGAAAACTTATAGTTGATCAATGCGACAGACTCCCTCTCGCAATAGTTGTGATTGCTGGGATTCTTGTTAAAAAGACCGCAGCGGGAGATATGAATGCCACAGAAAAACAATGGGCAAAGGTGCGCGAAAGAGTGAAATACTATCTTAAGGAAGACCCAGAAAAACGAATGGAAAAGATCATATCATTGAGTTACAACAAGTTACCTCATCACTTGAGACCATGCTTTCTGTATTTCGGGATGTTCCCTGAAGACTTTGAGATACCTGTTCAGAAACTGATTCTCGTGTGGATTGCTGAAGGATTCATTCAGAAAAAGAATGAGATAAGTTTGGAGGAGACTGCACAAGACTATTTGGAGGAGCTTATCAGCAGGAACCTAATAATGGGTGAAAAGAAAAGCCTCGATGGTCGAATCAAAAGTTGCCGTATTCATGACATGCTACGGGAGTTCTGCAAGAACGAAGCTGGAAATGAAAACGAAAAGTTATTTCAGGAGATTAAAATGAGTGATGAAGGGAGTTTCACACCTTCAATTCCTGAGGTACAAAACTGTCGCCGCCTTAATATACATTCCCATTTTCTGAACTTCATCTCATCAAAACCTTTTGGTCTACGGGTCCGCACTCTTTTCTCCAAGGAAGAAATAACCTTGCCACTTAAAAACATTTCATCCATCCCCGCGGCTTTCATATTACTCAGAGTTTTAGATGTCAAATCCGTCAAGTTCACTAAATTTCCGAATGACCTTACCAATTTGGTTCATTTAAGATACATTGCTTTATCTAGTGATTTTAAGGTCCTTCCCAAGTCCATAACAAAAATTTGGAACCTCCAAACCCTCATAGTTGATACGACATCACGTACTCTTGAACTCAATGCGGATCTGTGGAACATGATCAATTTAAGACATTTCAAGACAAATGCATCTGCCATTTTGCCAAAACCGCCAGAAGTTACTAAACAAGGTGGTAGCGAAGAGCTTCAAACACTTGGTATGGTATCGACCCAAAATTGTACCGAAGATGTGTTTGGCAGGGCCTGTAACTTGAAGAAACTGGGTATTCGTGGCCAAATATCAGCTCTGGCACGCAGCAGGGGCCTGGAAAAATTGCGCAATCTTAGAAAACTGAAGCTGTTTAATGATGTAAGACTTGGTTCGACTTCAGAAGGTCCGGTGCCTCGCCTACCTCCACCGGACGCATTTCCACCAAAGCTGAAGAGCCTCACATTATCCGCCACTAATTTGGAATGGGATCAGATGTCTACATTGTGTATGTTAAATTATCTTGAGGTACTCAAGCTGAAAGACAAAGCATTCGTGGGAGTGTTTTGGAATGCATCTGGTGCTTTCTTTCGAAGTCTTGATGTCCTATACATCGAACGCACGGAGTTAGTTCACTGGAAAGCTTCAAGTCAGAATTTTCCAGTGCTTGGTAGTCTTGTACTTAGAAACTGCGAAAAACTTCAAGATATTCCACTCGACCTGCACAAAAGCCTCCACAGTTTGGAATTGAAACGCTGCAAATTCGCTGTTGATTCTGCCAAGGAAATTGAGCGGGCCAAAAAGCACGACCAAGCTCAAGAAAATTCCGAAATAACTAGTGGATTCAAGCTGCATATTGCTCCCGGAGATGAATGA
- the LOC140881381 gene encoding putative disease resistance RPP13-like protein 3 isoform X1 produces MAEEAAISFLLDNVKQLLAEQYHLIKGATDEVKLLQGDLEILRAFIEDATAKRNKDQTLKVLMRQVREVIFEAEDAIDTFVIQAAEKKTQSFFARMTNGSIKTLNVANEVKSVRDKIDVFFTKHRVDRTTFGTERVADTSKEERKQEPFVRKENIVGLEDETETLFGYLMEEKKELDVISIIGLPGLGKTTIAGKIFRDPKVQYEFPTRIWAFVSQEYKRKDVFLSILKSFTTITDDMHRKTDTDIAQILGDYLREGRYLIVLDDVWTAEAWLDLQLAFPKTNKLGKILITSRHEEVARRANSNREPHKLRFLTHQESWLLFTLEVFGDRSCPSKLEVHGKLIVDQCDRLPLAIVVIAGILVKKTAAGDMNATEKQWAKVRERVKYYLKEDPEKRMEKIISLSYNKLPHHLRPCFLYFGMFPEDFEIPVQKLILVWIAEGFIQKKNEISLEETAQDYLEELISRNLIMGEKKSLDGRIKSCRIHDMLREFCKNEAGNENEKLFQEIKMSDEGSFTPSIPEVQNCRRLNIHSHFLNFISSKPFGLRVRTLFSKEEITLPLKNISSIPAAFILLRVLDVKSVKFTKFPNDLTNLVHLRYIALSSDFKVLPKSITKIWNLQTLIVDTTSRTLELNADLWNMINLRHFKTNASAILPKPPEVTKQGGSEELQTLGMVSTQNCTEDVFGRACNLKKLGIRGQISALARSRGLEKLRNLRKLKLFNDVRLGSTSEGPVPRLPPPDAFPPKLKSLTLSATNLEWDQMSTLCMLNYLEVLKLKDKAFVGVFWNASGAFFRSLDVLYIERTELVHWKASSQNFPVLGSLVLRNCEKLQDIPLDLHKSLHSLELKRCKFAVDSAKEIERAKKHDQAQENSEITSGFKLHIAPGDE; encoded by the exons ATGGCGGAAGAAGCGGCGATCTCGTTTCTGCTGGACAACGTGAAGCAGCTTCTTGCCGAGCAGTACCATCTGATCAAAGGAGCCACCGACGAAGTGAAGTTGTTGCAGGGAGATTTAGAGATCTTAAGGGCCTTCATCGAGGACGCCACCGCGAAGAGAAACAAGGACCAAACCCTAAAAGTGCTGATGCGTCAAGTGAGAGAAGTGATTTTCGAAGCAGAGGATGCCATAGATACGTTCGTGATCCAGGCGGCGGAGAAGAAGACGCAGAGTTTCTTCGCTAGGATGACAAATGGTTCCATCAAGACTCTCAACGTCGCCAACGAGGTTAAGAGCGTCAGGGATAAGATAGATGTGTTCTTTACCAAGCACAGGGTTGACCGAACCACGTTCGGTACTGAGCGCGTGGCCGACACCTCCAAAGAAGAGAGAAAG CAGGAACCCTTCGTGAGGAAAGAGAACATCGTGGGTTTGGAAGATGAGACAGAAACATTATTTGGCTATTTGATGGAAGAAAAGAAGGAATTAGACGTGATCTCCATCATTGGACTTCCTGGCCTTGGCAAGACAACAATAGCAGGAAAGATTTTCAGGGACCCCAAAGTTCAATACGAATTCCCGACTCGTATTTGGGCTTTCGTCTCTCAAGAGTACAAGAGAAAGGATGTGTTCCTCTCCATTTTGAAGAGCTTCACCACAATCACTGATGATATGCATCGCAAGACTGACACAGACATAGCGCAGATTCTCGGTGACTATCTAAGGGAGGGACGCTACTTGATCGTCTTGGATGATGTGTGGACTGCTGAAGCCTGGCTTGATCTCCAACTTGCCTTTCCTAAGACCAATAAGTTAGGCAAAATCTTGATAACAAGTCGCCATGAGGAAGTTGCGAGGCGAGCCAATAGTAACAGAGAACCCCACAAATTGCGTTTTCTGACTCACCAAGAAAGTTGGTTGCTATTTACGTTAGAGGTATTTGGTGACCGTTCCTGCCCTTCTAAGTTGGAAGTACATGGAAAACTTATAGTTGATCAATGCGACAGACTCCCTCTCGCAATAGTTGTGATTGCTGGGATTCTTGTTAAAAAGACCGCAGCGGGAGATATGAATGCCACAGAAAAACAATGGGCAAAGGTGCGCGAAAGAGTGAAATACTATCTTAAGGAAGACCCAGAAAAACGAATGGAAAAGATCATATCATTGAGTTACAACAAGTTACCTCATCACTTGAGACCATGCTTTCTGTATTTCGGGATGTTCCCTGAAGACTTTGAGATACCTGTTCAGAAACTGATTCTCGTGTGGATTGCTGAAGGATTCATTCAGAAAAAGAATGAGATAAGTTTGGAGGAGACTGCACAAGACTATTTGGAGGAGCTTATCAGCAGGAACCTAATAATGGGTGAAAAGAAAAGCCTCGATGGTCGAATCAAAAGTTGCCGTATTCATGACATGCTACGGGAGTTCTGCAAGAACGAAGCTGGAAATGAAAACGAAAAGTTATTTCAGGAGATTAAAATGAGTGATGAAGGGAGTTTCACACCTTCAATTCCTGAGGTACAAAACTGTCGCCGCCTTAATATACATTCCCATTTTCTGAACTTCATCTCATCAAAACCTTTTGGTCTACGGGTCCGCACTCTTTTCTCCAAGGAAGAAATAACCTTGCCACTTAAAAACATTTCATCCATCCCCGCGGCTTTCATATTACTCAGAGTTTTAGATGTCAAATCCGTCAAGTTCACTAAATTTCCGAATGACCTTACCAATTTGGTTCATTTAAGATACATTGCTTTATCTAGTGATTTTAAGGTCCTTCCCAAGTCCATAACAAAAATTTGGAACCTCCAAACCCTCATAGTTGATACGACATCACGTACTCTTGAACTCAATGCGGATCTGTGGAACATGATCAATTTAAGACATTTCAAGACAAATGCATCTGCCATTTTGCCAAAACCGCCAGAAGTTACTAAACAAGGTGGTAGCGAAGAGCTTCAAACACTTGGTATGGTATCGACCCAAAATTGTACCGAAGATGTGTTTGGCAGGGCCTGTAACTTGAAGAAACTGGGTATTCGTGGCCAAATATCAGCTCTGGCACGCAGCAGGGGCCTGGAAAAATTGCGCAATCTTAGAAAACTGAAGCTGTTTAATGATGTAAGACTTGGTTCGACTTCAGAAGGTCCGGTGCCTCGCCTACCTCCACCGGACGCATTTCCACCAAAGCTGAAGAGCCTCACATTATCCGCCACTAATTTGGAATGGGATCAGATGTCTACATTGTGTATGTTAAATTATCTTGAGGTACTCAAGCTGAAAGACAAAGCATTCGTGGGAGTGTTTTGGAATGCATCTGGTGCTTTCTTTCGAAGTCTTGATGTCCTATACATCGAACGCACGGAGTTAGTTCACTGGAAAGCTTCAAGTCAGAATTTTCCAGTGCTTGGTAGTCTTGTACTTAGAAACTGCGAAAAACTTCAAGATATTCCACTCGACCTGCACAAAAGCCTCCACAGTTTGGAATTGAAACGCTGCAAATTCGCTGTTGATTCTGCCAAGGAAATTGAGCGGGCCAAAAAGCACGACCAAGCTCAAGAAAATTCCGAAATAACTAGTGGATTCAAGCTGCATATTGCTCCCGGAGATGAATGA